The Acidiferrobacter thiooxydans sequence ATGGGGCCTTGATGAGGGCATAGGCCTCGACCCCCGGGGCCAACCCCAGGTTGTCTACGCTCTCGTTAGTGATGATGGCCACCAAGGCGAGGCCGTTGCCGATATCAAGCACCACCTCGGCGTTGACCGCCCCCTTCTTGACCGCCTTGACCCGACCGAGAAACTCGTTACGCGCGCTGGTCTTCATGTCGAATTGCCTCATCAGCTGAAAGAAGCGATCGAAATCCTCATGCCCCTGCAAGGCCTCGAGGAAACGCTGATACTCGCCCTCGAGCCGCCGAAACGCCGACAGGGCCTGCAGACCGAACGGCGTGAGTGCCGTGCCCCCTCCGCTCCTGCCCCCTGACACCCTCGCCACCAACGGCGTGGCCGCGAGATTGTTCATGCCCTCGACCGCCTCCCAAGCACCCTTATAACTAAGCCCCAGGGCCTTGGCAGCGGCCGAGATCGATCCCAGTTCCGCGATCTTCTCCAGGAGCTCGATGCGCCCCTTACCGCGGCGCCCCTCCGACCCCGATACCAACCGCATGACTGAAGCCCGTGATCGGCCTTGCCCTTTCATAGGCATCCTCTGTGCATGGTTATGTATTTGTACTACACAACGCTTTCCGCTTAAAGCGGGCAGCGCGCCTCCCTGCGCGGAACTTTTCGATAGCGGCATAAAATGCAGGCCACCGGCGGTGGTGGTCACGCGGTCGCGGGCGTCGAGATGGCCTTCGGGGAACGGGGCGGCTTTCGCAGGCCGCGCGGTACAACTCAGGTCTTGGGGAGGGTCACGCCCTTCTGACCCTGATACTTTCCGCCACGATCCTTGTAGGAGGTCTCGCAGGACTCGTCGGCCTCGAAGAAGATCACCTGGGCCACACCCTCGTTGGCATAGATCTTCGCCGGCAGCGGCGAG is a genomic window containing:
- a CDS encoding TOBE domain-containing protein, encoding MRLVSGSEGRRGKGRIELLEKIAELGSISAAAKALGLSYKGAWEAVEGMNNLAATPLVARVSGGRSGGGTALTPFGLQALSAFRRLEGEYQRFLEALQGHEDFDRFFQLMRQFDMKTSARNEFLGRVKAVKKGAVNAEVVLDIGNGLALVAIITNESVDNLGLAPGVEAYALIKAPWVIVTAADSPIRTSARNTLCGVVTRCQTGAVNAEVVIELESGKSIAAIITNESIESLQLKEGVRACALIKASHIILAVSA